In Chrysemys picta bellii isolate R12L10 chromosome 22, ASM1138683v2, whole genome shotgun sequence, the genomic stretch GCTCATCTATTCCAGGATGAAAAAAAGGGATTCATCTGGATGTAATTGGCAGAAAACATGCAGGAATGACTAATAGACGGGAGAGCTTCAACTGAAACCTGGaggtagcatcaatgtcttttgggaACAGATATACCGATGAAAGCTGCTGCACCAGGCATAGCTGTGGTCTCTCTgttctggggaggcaggggcagaCAGGAACAGAGACCTGTCGGGGTCAGACCCATGACCTCTCCTGGATTCTGGTGAGGCAGCCATGGACCAACCTGGCTGGAACTGACTCAGCAGGAGGGCAAtgaactgaggggagaatttgggcCTCCACAGCAGGCAGGAATAGCAGAGCTCCCCTGGCATTGGGAGGAAGATTCCTTTTGCTTAGTAAATAAGTCACTGTCGGTCTTACCACTGAAACCTCAGGGTTTGGGTCTTGCAGGTGCAGCAGAAGTGTGACCCAGCTCTGTTTAACCTGGTCGGCGAAATAggtcttccattttctctttgtcaGCCGGGCCAGGATGCCAAATAGGACAAAGGCCATTGAGCGAAGAGCATCATCCTCCTACAGCCAAGAAAGCCCCGCAAGTTAGTAACTAAGAGACAATCACATCATGCACTTCGCACAGCCATCTCTTCTACGCTAAAGTAGAGTGATTCCAACTACAGCTAGTCGGAAAAATGGTAATTAACCAATTTTTTGTTTGAatttgctgattcatcaaaatattttagagacagttcagttttgatgaaattcCTCCGGAAGCCAGGTAGGGGTCCTTAGAAACTTGCCTGGTGTCTTTCCAGTGCACCCATCCAGCTCTGTGGCAGCCGATCTAGCAGGCTGATTGGGATCGTGGGCTTCCAGGCCCCCAGCTTCTGGGACcctgggagtcctggctctcaaatTTGCAACTCCCTGGCACCTCTAGCTCCCAGAGTTTCCTGGGTTCCCAGCACCGGGATAGTCTGAGAGCAGACTGCCTGGGCCAAGGCTTCCAATAGAGCTAGGTTGAGAATagtaattctgtttcacaaagagttttgaactttggggagaggggttcccataAATAGGAACAAAACCCAAATCTGAAATCTCTAAATTCTGTGCAAAACGGAATTATCATTCCAACCCTCTCACATAAAAATGGTATAGAACAGGCCCAACACTCTCTATTGTACTCTGTAACTCCCATTTCATGGTTATCTAGCTATCTAATCTAGTATTCAGACTTTCTTTGAGGTTCTCAGTGGCAATAAAGAAGAATAGAAGGGTGAGACTGTGGGAGCAGGGATGTCATCCCCATCCTCCTAATGTTCTCCTCCTCCGTAAAACACCTCTCTTCCCTGGGGCCTAAAATCTCTTCACTCCGACATGAGCAATGCCCAGGGAGTCCACATCACGCATTGTAAATGGAGTCTAATCAAGATCGGCTGAACTGGGGTTGGAGAGATTTGTTCACATACATCGTCAAAGTAGGTCCGGATCTGTTGGGTGAGGTCTTTGAAGGAAGAACCTATGTCCTTCTCTTTTAGCTCCTTCAGGACTTTGGCCAGTGCTTTCATGCTCTCGCCAATGACTTCCGAACTGAAAATGTCATGTAAGGCCCCGATCAGTATGTCCAGAAGAaacttcttgtgctttttcaccTGTACAAACATATGACATTAAAGAACACTTATCACTGATCACACTTCTAATAAGTTTTCTTTAGCAGTTATGAAGCTGTGGGAATTTCATTAACCCCGTCTCCCCCCAGAGACCTGTAGCTATATTTCAGACCAAGTGCTAGCTACAATGAGCCCAACTTGGTGCCATAATACACCTGTGTAATCCTATTATTAGATTCCTAGTtacttagattccaaggccaaaagggaccattgtgattatccggtctgacctcctgcataacatagaacttccccgaaatagtctctgtttgaactagaatgtatcttttagaaaaacatccaatcttgattttaaaattgctagtgacagagaatccaccacaacctttggtaaattcttccaatggttaattaaaattaccattaaaaatgtatgccttatttccagtctgaattagtctagcttcatttttccccattgaatcttgttatacctttgtttgctaatgtgaagaacccattatcaaaaTTTATTCCCCATGTGAGTAGTTATAGACTGtcctcaagtcactccttaaccttctctttgtaaagctaaatagattgagctccttgagtctatcactaaagggatattttccaatcctttgatAATTCTTgagactcttctctgaatcctctctaatttatcagcatccttcttgaattgtggatacctgatctggacacagtattccagcagtgctcaCATGAGTGTCATAgtcagagggaaaataacttctttactcttcttcaagattcctctgtttatatcTTCAAGGATCATTTCAGCCTTTTGGCCACAACTTCATATTGGGAGCTAATGTTCAATTGATTATCTGCCATGACTCAAGTTTTTTTCGGCATCATTGCTTCCTGGGATAGAGTctctcatcctgtaagtatggcctgcattttttgttcccagatgtatacatttacatatggTCATATTAAAGCGCACATTGTTGACTTATGCCCAGCTTACCAAAGGATCCAGCTTGCTCTATGTTTACTGCAAAGAGGTTACTAGGGTAtatgagagagcagaatttggcctagtgcATTTTGTGCAGCCTCTGTAAACTCTGAACAATTCTCTCTCTTGGTTTCTCTAGTTATGCTGCATTCTATTCAGTAATCTCTCTTACCTTCTCAGGCGCCCCATAGACTAAATTTCCCAGACCTCTCACAGCCATCTGGCGGACAATGCTGTTCCTATCCTGGGACCTTTCTTCCAAGATGCTCAAGACGGACTTAAGGAACTTCTTCTCCCTGAGCATGGGATCACTCattagctgaaataaaatcaacatGTCCATTAGCCCCAATATGATCATTAAGATTGGGAATATAATTTGAGCAGACGTGGAATacactaaaaacaacaaggagtcctcctACAGCCACagtcttgtggatacagactaatatggctccctctctgatacttggcacATAAGACACTAACTTTATCATTCCACACAaatgagaaatattttaaaacatggaGCTTTCCTTTTGGGCACTATAATAGGGATCCACTCACCTCTTGAGAGCCTCTTAGTGGCTGGGTCTGGTACCACAGTCCTTTTCTCACCCCTGGC encodes the following:
- the LOC135977072 gene encoding protein maestro-like — encoded protein: MSDPMLREKKFLKSVLSILEERSQDRNSIVRQMAVRGLGNLVYGAPEKVKKHKKFLLDILIGALHDIFSSEVIGESMKALAKVLKELKEKDIGSSFKDLTQQIRTYFDDEDDALRSMAFVLFGILARLTKRKWKTYFADQVKQSWVTLLLHLQDPNPEVSVECRATFHLCFPFLGLKRLQRAINEHLGGTAELKPEELQVDICRHLAKENAELLEKLYQTTITYFYSSWEEIRAVAANLAGIILEHTDRQRMEWLDLEHLLMSLQVLQKDPSPTVQLVATEIISDICSGRVIGE